A portion of the Gasterosteus aculeatus chromosome 12, fGasAcu3.hap1.1, whole genome shotgun sequence genome contains these proteins:
- the sdr42e1 gene encoding short-chain dehydrogenase/reductase family 42E member 1 yields MERARADTCVITGGCGYLGYRLACSLHATGAKIILFDTVPPNEEMPEDFTFVKGDIREYTQVQEAVAGADCVFHIASYGMSGREQLNRRLIEAVNVHGTENVLRACVEHGVSRLVYTSTFNVVFGGQEIKNGDERLPYLPLHLHPDHYSRTKSLAEMAVLKADGTALKGGAGALRCCALRPAGIYGPGEQRHLPRIVGYIEKGIFRFVYGDPGSLVEFVHVDNLVSAHKLAAEALTSEKRHRSAGQAYFISDGRPVNNFEFFRPLVEGLGYPFPTLRLPVSLIYFVAFLTEMIHHLIGPFYNFQPLLTRTEVYKTGVTHYFSMAKAAAELGYEPQEYDLDEVVRWFRSRGHGRKSHSSALSRWLLDILFVSVFVAVALSFLPFVGS; encoded by the exons ATGGAACGTGCACGCGCGGACACGTGTGTGATAACTGGTGGATGTGGTTATTTGGGCTATCG CCTGGCTTGTTCCCTCCACGCAACAGGAGCCAAGATCATTCTTTTTGACACAGTTCCTCCAAATGAAGAGATGCCGGAGGACTTTACCTTTGTCAAAGGGGACATACGTGAGTACACACAAGTCCAGGAGGCCGTCGCTGGCGCCGACTGTGTGTTCCACATCGCCTCCTACGGCATGTCCGGCAGAGAGCAGCTGAACCGCCGTCTGATTGAAGCGGTGAACGTCCACGGCACAGAGAACGTCCTGAGGGCTTGCGTCGAGCACGGCGTGTCCCGGCTGGTTTACACCAGCACCTTCAACGTGGTGTTTGGAGGCCAAGAGATCAAGAACGGGGATGAAAGGCTCCCATATCTACCTCTCCACCTTCATCCGGACCACTACTCCAGAACCAAGTCGCTGGCGGAGATGGCAGTGCTGAAAGCCGACGGCACGGCGCTGAAGGGCGGCGCCGGGGCGCTGAGATGCTGTGCGCTGCGTCCAGCGGGAATCTACGGTCCCGGCGAGCAGAGGCACCTGCCCAGGATAGTCGGCTACATAGAGAAGGGCATCTTCCGATTTGTTTACGGTGACCCCGGCAGCCTGGTGGAGTTCGTCCACGTGGACAACCTGGTCTCGGCACACAAGCTGGCCGCTGAGGCGCTGACCTCAGAGAAGCGGCACCGCTCCGCTGGCCAGGCCTACTTCATCTCAGACGGAAGGCCTGTCAATAATTTTGAATTCTTCCGACCTCTGGTAGAGGGCTTGGGCTATCCTTTCCCCACGCTGcgcctccccgtctctctcatCTACTTTGTGGCCTTTCTCACCGAGATGATCCACCACCTCATCGGGCCCTTCTATAACTTCCAGCCGCTGCTGACGCGCACAGAGGTGTATAAGACTGGCGTGACGCACTACTTCAGCATGGCGAAGGCCGCGGCGGAGCTCGGTTATGAGCCCCAGGAGTACGACCTGGATGAGGTTGTTCGATGGTTCAGAAGCAGAGGCCATGGGAGAAAGTCTCACAGCTCCGCCCTCAGTCGATGGCTTTTAGACATcctgtttgtttctgtctttgttgcCGTGGCTCTCTCTTTTCTGCCATTTGTTGGAAGTTGA
- the LOC120834089 gene encoding arylamine N-acetyltransferase, pineal gland isozyme NAT-10: protein MNLEEYFERIGFHGSFDKPDLATLKLIHKQHVMSVPFENLSIHCGEKNVMDLDAAFNKIVRRGRGGWCLENNFLFGWVLREMGYDTTSLGSRVFNHPLNDFGPLDSHFINKVVIDGKAYITDVSFGTSFQLWEPLELVSGMDQPQAAGVFRLLDQGEMWVLEKTGRKPEVLNPEFAKSSLVKRNETNQIYCFTLVPREAEHFLEINHKLQNETSLFTNKSICSLQAPTGFRALIGWTYGEVTYKPDEGVDVMDIRNIMDDEIEQILLEKFNIKLQNKLQPVNNKSHYTF from the coding sequence ATGAATTTGGAGGAATACTTTGAAAGAATTGGTTTCCACGGATCTTTTGATAAACCGGATCTTGCAACACTGAAGTTGATCCACAAACAGCACGTCATGTCCGTCCCTTTTGAAAACCTCAGCATCCACTGTGGCGAAAAGAACGTCATGGACCTCGATGCCGCTTTCAACAAGATCGTGAGGCGCGGCCGTGGAGGTTGGTGCCTTGAGAACAACTTCCTGTTTGGCTGGGTGCTGAGAGAAATGGGGTACGACACCACGTCGCTGGGCTCCAGAGTTTTCAACCATCCCCTCAATGATTTTGGCCCCCTTGATTCTCATTTCATCAACAAGGTTGTCATTGATGGAAAGGCTTACATAACAGATGTCAGCTTCGGCACGTCTTTTCAATTGTGGGAGCCCCTGGAGCTCGTCTCTGGAATGGACCAACCTCAGGCAGCGGGTGTCTTTCGCCTCCTTGACCAGGGGGAAATGTGGGTGCTGGAGAAAACTGGTAGAAAGCCGGAGGTTCTCAATCCAGAGTTTGCCAAATCAAGTCTGGTGAAGAGGAACGAAACCAATCAGATCTACTGCTTTACCTTGGTGCCTCGGGAGGCCGAACATTTCCTTGAGATAAACCACAAACTCCAGAACGAGACGTCACTCTTCACCAATAAGTCCATCTGCTCTTTGCAAGCACCAACAGGATTCAGAGCCCTGATTGGTTGGACCTACGGCGAGGTCACCTACAAACCCGACGAAGGAGTGGACGTCATGGACATAAGAAACATAATGGACGATGAGATAGAGCAAATTCTTCTTGAAAAGTTCAATATAAAGCTGCAGAACAAACTGCAGCCTGTCAACAACAAGTCACACTACACATTCTGA